Within Primulina tabacum isolate GXHZ01 chromosome 5, ASM2559414v2, whole genome shotgun sequence, the genomic segment CCATTTCTCAAATCTGCACAATTAGGGGCCACTTTTGCTCAACATAAGCTATGCCAATTAAGCTGCTTTGGACCCTTTTTTCTCAAGAAATTTAAGTATCCCTACTGCATATGACACAATGATCATTCAACAATCTATCAATAATACTCCCTTCCTCAATCTTGAATTTATCACTTACCCTATTCCACAAATGCACCCCGTAGCTCGACTTCTGGAGCTGTCGAATCTTGGTGTCGGCCCATTTCGCCTGGTTTGGGTCATGGGGTCGGGCGAAATAACCCGCTATCCGAGTCCAATCCACCGGGTAGAAGGCAATTGGTGGCAGGATTGTGAACTTAAACTCCTCGTTTGTTGCCACCCTATCAACCACTCTAGAGACCAAATATGGCCCATTGTGACCCCATCGATTCCCATCAAAGGTTGATGCAAATTCCTCCATAAACTTGTACACAAGTGGATGCTTCCTGCTAAAAACAAGAACTGCGTTATTCAATCTTGTCCAGTTTCCCTTGATATCGACACTTTGAGCTCCAATTACATTCTTCAACACTGAAAAATCTCTCAAGATTACAAAATCAGTGTCCAAGTAAACCCCTCCATATTTGTACAGAGCAGCAAGTCTCATCAGATTGGACAGATTTTGAGCTAGAGGGATCTGCCCCGGATCCCTGCTCCCATTCCTGATTTCTTTGAGCCATGTTTCAGCAGGAGTCTTCTTGAATAGACCCCACAGGTCCGGAGTCACGGCCAGAACCCGAAAACCGCACCCGATCAACGGCTCAAGAATCTTGTCTCCATAAACTGTATCCATACTTTTTGACATTATGATCAAACAGCTTTGGGGATTGGTTTGGAACAAGGACTCGAGCCCGAAAAACTCCCGCTCTCGATACGAATCCGCCGGGCCGATCCATGTCATGAAGAACTTAACTTTGCATTCATTTCTGCGGAAGAATTCCTTAACCCTAAAATCAAACTTCGTTGATAAATCAGATGATTCAAACAATTCCGATTCCTCCACATGTTTGAACTTACTTTCTGGACGAACAAACTTTTCATCAGTTTCTGTAAAAATTTCATCTGTTAATGACTTGACTTTGATCTCTTCTGCTGAAATCTGAGTCTGCAACTGAGGATGATCACTGCTTCCATTATATATAATTGTGTCGGCGAAAAGTAAAGCCAGAATTATCAAAACAAAAGTGAAGGTGGAGAATATGCTCGATTTCAGGGCAATAATTCTCAAAGAATCAAACATATCTTTCATCCCCATAAAAATTAAAGAACGTCCAAACTATCTAATGTAATGGGATTTTAAGAACTCAAGTGAGGATTTTCATGGCGGCCGATGCGGAATAATTGAGCAGATAAAGATTAACATACAAAAAAGATAATATTGCA encodes:
- the LOC142546412 gene encoding uncharacterized protein LOC142546412, producing the protein MGMKDMFDSLRIIALKSSIFSTFTFVLIILALLFADTIIYNGSSDHPQLQTQISAEEIKVKSLTDEIFTETDEKFVRPESKFKHVEESELFESSDLSTKFDFRVKEFFRRNECKVKFFMTWIGPADSYREREFFGLESLFQTNPQSCLIIMSKSMDTVYGDKILEPLIGCGFRVLAVTPDLWGLFKKTPAETWLKEIRNGSRDPGQIPLAQNLSNLMRLAALYKYGGVYLDTDFVILRDFSVLKNVIGAQSVDIKGNWTRLNNAVLVFSRKHPLVYKFMEEFASTFDGNRWGHNGPYLVSRVVDRVATNEEFKFTILPPIAFYPVDWTRIAGYFARPHDPNQAKWADTKIRQLQKSSYGVHLWNRVSDKFKIEEGSIIDRLLNDHCVICSRDT